Proteins from one Triticum aestivum cultivar Chinese Spring chromosome 7A, IWGSC CS RefSeq v2.1, whole genome shotgun sequence genomic window:
- the LOC123151462 gene encoding benzyl alcohol O-benzoyltransferase-like — protein sequence MASSSALEFTVRRKLAVLVPPAAPTPRELKRLSDIDDQDGLRFQVPIIHFFRQHDGRDDDPAPVLRGAIAAVLVHYYPFAGRLRELEGRKLAVDCTGEGVLFVEADADVCLDQFDAALGPPFPCLDELLFDVPGSCGILDCPLLLFQVTRLACGGFVMAVRVQHTMADAAGMVQLLGAIAELARGAPAPTVQPVWGRELLQAPLLNDVLLPPRFAHREYDDVMDMNDAIVPFEFMVHHSFFIGWGEISAIRSHLPSALSREATNFEVITGCLWRCRTTALAPHADEEMRMICTVNIRGKKDTIIPVGYYGNAFASPVAISTAGDLLANPVSYAVELVMKAKREVDVEYILSVAALMAQRGRPHFAVAHTYLVSDVSKVGIRDLDFGWGKPVYAGPAKGGVVDIPGVASFFIAVRNAMGEEGISVPVCMPGPTMDKFVNEMGKLMRPASADTFSKM from the exons ATGGCCAGCTCGTCAGCGTTGGAGTTCACCGTGAGGAGGAAACTTGCGGTGCTTGTGCCGCCCGCGGCCCCTACGCCGCGGGAGCTGAAGAGGCTCTCCGACATCGACGACCAGGACGGGCTTCGCTTTCAGGTCCCCATCATCCACTTCTTTCGGCAGCATGACGGCCGGGACGACGACCCTGCGCCTGTACTACGCGGCGCCATAGCGGCGGTGCTCGTGCACTACTACCCGTTCGCGGggcggctgagggagctcgagGGCCGCAAGCTCGCCGTCGACTGCACCGGCGAGGGCGTGCTGTTCGTCGAGGCTGATGCCGACGTCTGCCTCGACCAGTTTGATGCGGCCCTGGGGCCGCCCTTCCCGTGCCTCGACGAGCTCCTATTCGACGTCCCCGGCTCCTGCGGTATCCTCGACTGCCCGCTCCTCCTTTTTCAG GTGACACGGCTCGCTTGCGGAGGCTTCGTCATGGCTGTGAGGGTACAGCACACGATGGCAGATGCGGCGGGGATGGTGCAGCTCCTGGGTGCTATCGCGGAGCTGGCTCGGGGTGCGCCGGCGCCAACAGTGCAGCCGGTGTGGGGGCGCGAGCTGCTGCAGGCGCCGCTGCTGAACGATGTACTACTCCCACCGCGCTTTGCGCACCGTGAGTacgatgatgtgatggacatgaatGACGCCATCGTGCCCTTTGAATTCATGGTGCACCACTCCTTCTTCATTGGATGGGGGGAGATCTCTGCCATCCGATCCCACCTCCCGTCGGCTCTCAGCCGCGAAGCTACCAACTTCGAGGTCATCACGGGGTGCCTGTGGAGGTGCCGCACGACAGCTCTGGCCCCCCATGCCGACGAGGAAATGAGGATGATCTGTACCGTCAACATCCGTGGCAAAAAAGACACTATCATCCCCGTCGGCTACTATGGCAACGCCTTCGCTTCCCCGGTCGCCATTTCCACGGCCGGTGACTTGCTCGCCAACCCTGTGAGCTATGCCGTGGAGCTGGTGATGAAGGCGAAGCGGGAGGTGGATGTGGAGTACATCCTCTCCGTGGCAGCGCTCATGGCACAACGCGGGCGGCCACACTTTGCGGTGGCACACACCTACCTCGTGTCGGACGTGAGCAAGGTTGGAATCCGCGACCTTGACTTCGGCTGGGGCAAGCCGGTGTATGCCGGTCCGGCGAAGGGCGGAGTCGTCGACATACCAGGCGTCGCCAGCTTCTTCATTGCTGTAAGGAATGCCATGGGCGAGGAGGGTATCTCAGTCCCCGTGTGCATGCCTGGCCCCACCATGGACAAGTTCGTTAACGAGATGGGCAAGCTCATGCGCCCGGCATCGGCTGACACGTTTTCCAAGATGTGA